In Verrucomicrobiota bacterium, a single genomic region encodes these proteins:
- a CDS encoding anhydro-N-acetylmuramic acid kinase, translating into MPPHSVARIPAARRLRVLGIMSGTSIDSVDYAVCSIDGNAVALEKHWQAPFPRRLRDRLHRAASDLGTSHETGQLHHDLGRFYADEAIHGLRRQQLDLVGLHGQTIYHQPASPAATFQLGEPAYLAERLRVPVVNNFRAADLAAGGQGAPLATLFHQVVFGKTGEHVCVNNLGGISNVTSIDWRERKQPRLAAFDTGPGNLLIDLAVRHFTHGRKTFDRNGAWARRGRVSEKWLARWLDHRFFIQDPPKSTGREEFGEVFFDEALRQVRRFRLSKFDIVATLTELTARSLVLNYRLHLKSAPGRVVLAGGGVRNPALVEQIRVSLRQWQPGIRLQTCDQLGWPVQAVESAAFAFLAYYRVQNQPANLPSTTGASRPVLLGQVAKP; encoded by the coding sequence ATGCCACCGCACTCAGTCGCGAGAATTCCCGCAGCGAGGCGCCTCCGGGTCCTCGGCATCATGTCCGGGACGAGTATCGACAGCGTAGATTACGCGGTCTGCTCAATCGACGGCAATGCCGTGGCGTTGGAGAAACACTGGCAAGCCCCATTCCCCCGGCGCCTTCGGGACCGTCTGCACCGCGCCGCCAGCGATCTCGGAACCAGCCACGAAACCGGCCAGCTTCACCATGATCTGGGGCGATTCTACGCGGACGAGGCGATACACGGACTGAGGCGGCAACAGCTCGACCTGGTCGGACTGCACGGCCAAACGATTTACCATCAACCGGCCAGCCCTGCGGCCACCTTCCAGTTGGGCGAGCCGGCTTATCTGGCGGAACGATTGCGCGTTCCCGTGGTGAACAACTTTCGCGCAGCCGATCTGGCTGCCGGCGGGCAAGGCGCTCCCCTGGCGACTCTTTTTCATCAGGTGGTCTTTGGCAAAACAGGCGAGCACGTCTGCGTCAATAATCTCGGCGGGATCAGCAACGTGACGTCAATCGACTGGCGAGAGCGAAAGCAACCCCGGTTGGCAGCCTTCGACACGGGGCCTGGGAATCTGTTGATCGACCTGGCGGTTCGCCATTTCACCCACGGAAGAAAAACCTTCGACAGGAACGGCGCCTGGGCCCGACGCGGCCGCGTCTCCGAGAAATGGCTGGCGCGCTGGCTCGATCACAGATTCTTTATCCAGGACCCGCCCAAGAGCACGGGCCGCGAGGAATTCGGCGAGGTTTTTTTCGATGAAGCGTTACGCCAGGTCCGGCGATTTCGGCTCTCGAAGTTCGATATCGTTGCGACACTGACGGAGCTGACGGCGCGGTCGTTGGTCTTGAACTACCGGCTGCATTTGAAGAGCGCGCCTGGACGGGTCGTTCTTGCCGGGGGAGGCGTTCGGAATCCGGCTTTGGTCGAGCAAATTAGAGTCTCGCTCCGGCAGTGGCAACCAGGCATCCGACTCCAGACCTGTGATCAACTGGGCTGGCCGGTCCAGGCGGTTGAGTCGGCGGCATTCGCATTTCTCGCGTACTATCGGGTCCAAAATCAGCCCGCGAATCTTCCTTCCACAACGGGCGCCAGCCGTCCGGTGTTGTTGGGGCAGGTGGCCAAACCGTAG